A stretch of Mycobacterium sp. ITM-2016-00316 DNA encodes these proteins:
- a CDS encoding FadR/GntR family transcriptional regulator — protein MALQPVNRRSVPEDVFEQIVAEVLSGEMKPGDALPSERRLAEVLGVSRPAVREALKRLTSTGLVEIRQGDTTTVRDFRRHAGLDLLPRLLFRAGELDIAVVRSILETRLHNGPKVAELAAARRGPDLAALLDAAIDALSADDDPVQRQRHALMFWDHLVDGADSIAFRLMYNTLRATYEPALPALAVMMAAEVGNPAAYRAIADAVRAGDADAAAAAARALLEPATTALLGALTELEDLA, from the coding sequence ATGGCACTGCAACCGGTCAACCGTCGCTCGGTACCCGAGGACGTCTTCGAACAGATCGTTGCCGAGGTACTCAGCGGAGAGATGAAGCCCGGCGACGCGCTGCCCAGCGAACGTCGCCTGGCCGAGGTCCTCGGAGTATCCCGGCCCGCGGTGCGCGAGGCGCTCAAGCGACTCACGTCGACCGGCTTGGTGGAGATCCGCCAGGGCGACACCACCACGGTGCGTGATTTTCGCAGGCACGCGGGGCTGGACCTGCTCCCCCGGCTGCTGTTCCGGGCCGGCGAACTCGACATCGCCGTCGTGCGCTCCATCCTGGAAACCCGACTGCACAACGGCCCCAAGGTGGCCGAACTCGCTGCCGCGCGGCGCGGTCCGGACCTGGCCGCCCTGCTCGACGCCGCGATCGACGCCCTGAGCGCGGACGACGACCCGGTGCAGCGACAACGTCATGCGCTGATGTTCTGGGATCACCTGGTCGACGGCGCGGACTCGATCGCGTTCCGGTTGATGTACAACACGCTGCGCGCGACCTACGAACCCGCCCTGCCCGCGCTGGCCGTCATGATGGCCGCCGAGGTCGGCAACCCCGCCGCCTATCGAGCGATCGCCGACGCCGTGCGTGCCGGCGACGCCGACGCGGCCGCGGCCGCCGCCCGCGCCCTGTTGGAGCCCGCCACCACCGCGCTGCTGGGCGCGCTCACCGAACTGGAGGACCTTGCATGA
- a CDS encoding sterol desaturase family protein, producing the protein MSTRRGVTLADVGREFLRHPTPWMLTGTLIAAAAARVSAGDWQLTDAVVPLVMLAVFPFAEWLIHVVILHWRPRRIAGVTVDPLLSRKHRDHHVEPRDLPLVFIPWQSLLWVLPLAVAVALIAFPSLGRGLTFLTFLALLGIGYEWCHYLIHTDYRPKSTVYRSIWRNHRQHHFKNEHYWFTVTSSGTADRVLGTYPDPGSVETSPTARNLHARG; encoded by the coding sequence ATGAGCACGCGTCGCGGCGTCACGCTGGCCGATGTGGGACGGGAGTTCCTGCGCCACCCCACCCCTTGGATGCTCACCGGGACGCTGATCGCCGCCGCGGCGGCCCGGGTGTCCGCGGGCGACTGGCAGCTCACCGACGCCGTGGTGCCACTGGTGATGCTCGCCGTGTTCCCGTTCGCCGAATGGTTGATCCACGTGGTCATCCTGCACTGGCGGCCACGCCGGATCGCCGGTGTCACGGTGGATCCGCTGCTGTCACGCAAGCATCGCGACCACCACGTCGAACCGCGCGATCTGCCGCTGGTGTTCATCCCCTGGCAGTCGCTGCTGTGGGTGCTGCCGCTGGCCGTGGCGGTTGCCTTGATCGCGTTCCCCAGCCTCGGGCGCGGCCTGACGTTTCTGACCTTCCTCGCACTGCTCGGTATCGGCTACGAATGGTGTCACTACCTGATCCACACCGATTACCGGCCGAAATCGACTGTCTACCGGTCAATCTGGCGAAACCACCGCCAGCACCACTTCAAGAACGAGCACTACTGGTTCACCGTCACCAGCAGCGGCACCGCCGACCGGGTGCTGGGCACCTATCCGGATCCGGGATCGGTCGAAACCTCACCGACGGCGCGCAACCTGCACGCCCGAGGCTAG
- a CDS encoding L,D-transpeptidase family protein gives MAGVTVAALMTSTGTGVAAVPTLPAAVSVSPAPGDVVGVAYPVTVAFADPVRNRVQAERGITFSVDAVPAGTYEWLDDSTVRFTPTDFWPAHSTIAVQALGFKSSFETGAQVVGVADISAHTYTVSIDGVVAREMPASMGKPGFATPIGRFTALGKESVVVMDSRTIGIPLDDPEGYKLTVYDAVRVTWGGVYVHGAPWSVGSQGYANVSHGCINLSPDNADWYYNNVSIGDPIIVQA, from the coding sequence ATGGCGGGTGTCACGGTTGCCGCACTGATGACGTCGACCGGCACGGGTGTGGCGGCGGTGCCCACGCTGCCGGCGGCCGTATCGGTGTCGCCCGCGCCCGGCGACGTCGTCGGGGTGGCCTATCCGGTGACCGTGGCGTTCGCCGACCCGGTCCGGAATCGCGTCCAGGCCGAACGCGGTATCACGTTCTCGGTCGACGCCGTCCCGGCCGGCACCTACGAATGGCTGGACGATTCGACGGTGCGTTTCACCCCGACCGACTTCTGGCCCGCCCACTCGACCATCGCGGTCCAGGCGCTCGGTTTCAAGTCGTCGTTCGAGACCGGCGCTCAGGTGGTCGGTGTGGCCGATATCAGCGCGCACACCTACACGGTGAGCATCGACGGAGTGGTCGCCAGGGAAATGCCGGCATCGATGGGCAAGCCGGGGTTCGCCACCCCGATCGGCCGGTTCACCGCGCTGGGCAAGGAGAGCGTGGTGGTGATGGATTCCCGCACGATCGGCATCCCACTGGATGACCCGGAGGGCTACAAGCTCACGGTCTACGACGCGGTGCGGGTCACCTGGGGCGGCGTGTACGTGCACGGTGCGCCGTGGTCGGTCGGTTCTCAGGGGTACGCGAACGTCAGCCACGGCTGCATCAACCTCAGCCCCGACAACGCCGACTGGTACTACAACAACGTCAGCATCGGTGACCCGATCATCGTGCAGGCCTAG
- a CDS encoding peptide MFS transporter has protein sequence MTGAEPAGGGQTDQQAARTVFGHPIGLTNLFGVELWERFSFYGMLTILGYYLYYSATDGGLELSKTTATGIVGAYGGLVYLSTVLGGWLADRVLGMERTVFYGGIVVMLGHIALAVLPGITGVAVGLVLVALGSGALKANASSLLGTLYDKGDARADGGFTLFYLGINLGAFAGPLITGLLQTHVGFHYGFGAAAIGMAFGLAQYVVFRRNLGSHGRDVPNPLPRSGVLPAVGVAVGVVTIAVLVFTTGLVTLENLSQVTTGIIVVASIGYFIVLLTSPKVAAVERTRVRAFIPLFIANAVFWSLFQQIFTVLAVYSDERMNWSIFGWTAPSSWIGSIEPVWIIALSPLFAVMWTRLGQRAPTTPRKFAYGVIGMGAAFLLFLPFAGTTGRAVPALFIVAVMAAFAVSELMISPIGLAVTTQLAPEAFRAQMMALYFFSVGLGTSMSGVLAGYYDPAHEFAYFGILGLTAIGAGLVVLALTGRISRSMEGVH, from the coding sequence ATGACTGGGGCGGAACCGGCCGGGGGCGGCCAGACGGATCAGCAGGCAGCACGGACCGTGTTCGGTCACCCGATCGGATTGACGAATCTGTTCGGTGTCGAACTATGGGAACGGTTCTCCTTCTACGGGATGCTCACCATCCTCGGGTACTACCTGTACTACTCGGCCACCGATGGCGGCCTCGAGCTGTCCAAGACCACGGCGACCGGCATCGTCGGCGCGTACGGCGGGCTGGTGTACCTGTCGACGGTGCTGGGCGGCTGGCTGGCCGACCGGGTTCTCGGCATGGAACGCACGGTGTTCTACGGCGGCATCGTCGTTATGCTCGGACACATCGCACTGGCGGTACTGCCCGGAATCACCGGCGTCGCAGTAGGTCTGGTCCTCGTTGCACTCGGTTCCGGTGCGCTCAAGGCCAACGCCTCGTCGCTGCTGGGCACCCTGTATGACAAGGGCGACGCGCGCGCCGACGGCGGATTCACGCTGTTCTACCTCGGTATCAACCTGGGCGCCTTCGCCGGGCCCCTGATCACCGGCCTGCTCCAGACACACGTCGGGTTCCACTACGGATTCGGTGCCGCCGCAATCGGTATGGCCTTCGGCCTGGCCCAGTACGTGGTGTTCCGGCGCAACCTGGGTAGCCATGGTCGCGATGTGCCGAACCCGCTGCCGCGCAGCGGTGTGCTCCCGGCCGTCGGGGTCGCGGTCGGCGTGGTCACCATCGCCGTCCTGGTCTTCACCACCGGGCTGGTGACACTGGAGAACCTGTCCCAGGTGACCACCGGAATCATCGTCGTCGCCTCCATCGGCTACTTCATCGTGTTGCTGACAAGCCCGAAAGTCGCTGCGGTCGAACGCACCCGGGTCCGCGCCTTCATACCGCTGTTCATCGCCAACGCCGTGTTCTGGTCGCTGTTCCAGCAGATCTTCACCGTGCTGGCGGTCTACTCGGACGAACGGATGAACTGGTCGATCTTCGGATGGACGGCCCCGTCGAGCTGGATCGGGTCGATCGAGCCCGTCTGGATCATCGCGCTGTCACCGCTGTTCGCCGTGATGTGGACCCGGTTGGGGCAGCGGGCACCCACCACGCCGCGCAAGTTCGCCTACGGCGTCATCGGCATGGGTGCGGCATTTCTGCTGTTCCTGCCGTTCGCGGGCACCACGGGGCGGGCGGTGCCCGCGCTGTTCATCGTCGCGGTCATGGCCGCGTTCGCGGTCTCCGAGCTGATGATCTCCCCGATCGGCCTGGCCGTGACGACTCAACTTGCGCCGGAGGCATTCCGGGCGCAGATGATGGCGCTGTACTTCTTCTCCGTCGGCCTCGGAACGTCGATGTCCGGGGTGTTGGCCGGCTATTACGACCCGGCACACGAGTTCGCCTACTTCGGCATCCTCGGCCTGACGGCGATCGGCGCCGGTCTGGTGGTGTTGGCATTGACCGGACGCATCAGCCGGTCGATGGAGGGTGTGCACTGA
- a CDS encoding threonine/serine dehydratase, whose amino-acid sequence MSAPTLVTVGEIRAAADRLRGSIMRTPLIPAPWADPDRPLSIKPESLQVIGAFKVRGALNAIGRIDDGIRQRGVVAYSSGNHAQAVAYAAARFGIDAHIVMPEETPRVKVARTRSHGARVVLCGAGQREVVAAQLVEETGATLVPPFDHPDVIAGQGTIGLEIAEDLPDVRTVLVPVSGGGLASGIGTAIRALCPDAQIFGVEPELAADTAAGLRRGSRVSMPIEDRNRTIADGLRSEPSDLTFAHLQQVLTDVLTVTEDEIRSAVAELAVQARLVSEPSGAVALAAYRRHRTPAGKTVMILSGGNIEPALLAQILAESPTVGVDQGD is encoded by the coding sequence ATGAGCGCGCCCACCCTCGTCACCGTCGGCGAGATCAGGGCGGCGGCGGATCGGTTGCGCGGCAGCATCATGCGTACACCCCTCATCCCGGCGCCGTGGGCGGATCCCGACCGGCCGCTGTCCATCAAACCGGAGAGCCTGCAGGTCATCGGCGCGTTCAAGGTGCGCGGTGCGCTCAATGCGATCGGCCGCATCGATGACGGGATCCGGCAGCGCGGCGTCGTCGCCTATTCGAGCGGAAATCACGCGCAGGCAGTTGCTTACGCCGCCGCGCGATTCGGCATCGACGCGCACATCGTGATGCCCGAGGAGACACCCCGGGTCAAGGTGGCGCGCACCAGAAGCCACGGCGCCCGGGTGGTGTTGTGCGGTGCGGGTCAACGTGAGGTGGTGGCCGCGCAACTCGTCGAGGAAACCGGCGCCACGTTGGTGCCGCCGTTCGACCATCCCGATGTCATTGCCGGCCAGGGCACGATCGGTCTGGAGATCGCCGAGGACCTGCCCGATGTCAGGACCGTGCTGGTTCCGGTCAGCGGCGGCGGGTTGGCCTCCGGTATCGGCACCGCCATCCGGGCGTTGTGCCCGGATGCGCAGATCTTCGGGGTCGAACCCGAACTGGCGGCCGACACGGCCGCGGGCCTGCGTCGGGGAAGTCGGGTCAGCATGCCGATCGAGGACCGCAACCGCACCATCGCCGACGGTCTGCGGTCCGAACCGTCGGATCTGACCTTCGCGCACCTGCAGCAGGTGCTCACCGATGTCCTGACCGTGACCGAAGACGAAATACGTTCCGCGGTAGCAGAACTGGCTGTGCAGGCGCGATTGGTCAGCGAGCCCAGCGGGGCGGTGGCACTGGCCGCCTACCGGCGTCACCGGACACCGGCGGGCAAGACCGTGATGATCCTGTCCGGCGGCAACATCGAACCGGCGCTGCTGGCCCAGATCCTGGCGGAGTCACCAACGGTCGGGGTTGACCAGGGGGACTGA
- a CDS encoding thioesterase family protein: MVAGVSSLKIVPRYAEIDQQGVVFNGHYLTWFDEACTALLDGHGLDYAQLTTTGVDFQVVHSEIDYLTSVRWRDDVRVDAVCDHIGTTSFAVSFTVLRTAPGDPRGVEQVAVRGRNVYVVVSTDGWAKRELPDALRQALEAAR, from the coding sequence ATGGTGGCTGGCGTGAGTTCACTGAAGATCGTGCCCCGGTACGCGGAGATCGATCAGCAGGGCGTGGTGTTCAACGGCCACTACCTGACGTGGTTCGACGAGGCGTGCACCGCGCTGCTGGATGGCCATGGCCTCGACTACGCGCAATTGACGACCACCGGAGTCGACTTCCAGGTCGTCCACAGCGAGATCGACTACCTGACGTCGGTCCGCTGGCGCGACGATGTCCGGGTCGACGCGGTGTGCGACCACATCGGCACGACCAGCTTCGCCGTGAGCTTCACGGTGCTACGCACCGCACCCGGCGACCCACGCGGCGTCGAACAGGTCGCGGTGCGCGGGCGCAATGTGTACGTGGTGGTGTCCACCGACGGCTGGGCGAAACGCGAACTACCCGATGCGTTGCGCCAAGCCCTCGAAGCCGCGAGGTGA